A window of the Falco biarmicus isolate bFalBia1 chromosome 10, bFalBia1.pri, whole genome shotgun sequence genome harbors these coding sequences:
- the NRSN2 gene encoding LOW QUALITY PROTEIN: neurensin-2 (The sequence of the model RefSeq protein was modified relative to this genomic sequence to represent the inferred CDS: substituted 1 base at 1 genomic stop codon) produces MPTCELDCSCGRGPSVAQGKWYGVHSYLHLFYEDCTGARSSEDWDKDGSXPPEPGPPLIWKVSFFTGTLLLLVGAAMLAAGSLVPPKLEGIMVEEFVVLDVQVVRYNHALGMCWLVGMVLCAMAGALGAIGLLSCALAPRCPQEEEQQLSPILWGSPPPHVVPCRPVGTAMPFDTSCFYGIQPRPSTWGQGCDG; encoded by the exons ATGCCCACCTGTGAGCTGGACTGCAGTTGCGGCCGCGGGCCCAGCGTGGCGCAGGGGAAGTGGTATGGGGTCCATTCCTACCTCCACCTCTTCTATGAGGACTGTACCGGGGCCAGGTCCAGTGAAGACTGGGACAAGGATGGGTCCTGACCCCCGGAGCCTGGCCCCCCCCTCATCTGGAAG GTGAGCTTCTTCACAGGGACCTTGCTCCTGCTTGTGGGGGCTGccatgctggctgctggctccctggTGCCCCCAAAGCTGGAGGGGATCATGGTGGAGGAGTTTGTGGTGCTAGATGTGCAGGTGGTGCGGTACAACCACGCACTGGGGATGTGCTGGCTGGTGGGCATGGTGCTGTGCGCGATGGCTGGGGCGCTGGGAGCCATTGGGCTCCTCTCTTGTGCGCTGGCCCCACGCTGCCCCCAGGAAGAGGAACAGCAGCTCTCACCCATCctgtggggcagccccccgccacATGTGGTCCCCTGCCGCCCAGTGGGGACAGCGATGCCCTTTGACACCTCCTGCTTTTACGGCATCCAGCCCCGGCCCAGCACCTGGGGCCAGGGGTGTGATGGGTGA